From the Caldalkalibacillus uzonensis genome, one window contains:
- the pnpS gene encoding two-component system histidine kinase PnpS codes for MNRWFVRFVFPILGMTGLIMFIFGYFLYQLPQLTSNMATLAMGLSVIYLLMALWIVTYLRRHLKPVHDIRAMVKDLSNGHYWRRIYPPIASGMVKELAVYANRLAEQLQAVTEHQHVHADRLQAIIKHMASGLLFINEKGRIVLTNNKLLELLKWNDHHHQELYYESPLPEPVIEMIQNTFTFEKEQQQEVTIEVGIRRIDLNVLVAPVLDLEGHNKGIVIVFHDITQLKKLERVRQDFVANVSHELKTPITSIKGFSETLLDGAMYREEHLKQFLSIISQEAERLHRLVEDLLQLSQIEQRQFELNWQKVNLAEVMNNSLRVIEAKAEAKEIKLEYTPPVESTFVEADPDRLQQIVINLLSNAIQYTPEKGEVRLSIDPWAEKGYRICVSDTGIGIHKEEITRIFERFYRVDRARSRASGGTGLGLAIVKHLVEAHQGEITVESEPGKGSTFCVYLHRQRNKQDNKQKNR; via the coding sequence ATGAATAGATGGTTTGTCCGCTTTGTCTTTCCCATTTTGGGCATGACCGGGCTCATTATGTTTATTTTTGGCTACTTTTTATATCAACTCCCCCAGCTGACGAGCAACATGGCAACGCTGGCCATGGGCCTATCCGTGATCTACCTACTGATGGCTTTGTGGATTGTCACTTATTTGCGCCGTCATCTCAAACCTGTGCATGACATACGGGCCATGGTCAAAGATTTAAGCAACGGACATTACTGGCGGCGCATATACCCCCCTATTGCCTCCGGGATGGTCAAAGAGCTGGCCGTTTACGCTAATCGGCTGGCAGAACAGCTGCAGGCGGTTACCGAACACCAGCATGTCCATGCTGATCGGTTGCAGGCCATCATTAAGCACATGGCCAGTGGACTCTTGTTCATCAATGAAAAAGGACGCATCGTGCTGACCAATAATAAACTGTTGGAGCTTCTCAAGTGGAACGACCATCATCACCAAGAGCTTTATTATGAGTCACCCCTTCCTGAACCGGTTATCGAGATGATTCAAAACACTTTCACCTTTGAAAAGGAACAGCAGCAAGAAGTGACCATTGAGGTGGGGATCAGGCGCATCGACCTCAATGTGCTTGTGGCTCCTGTTCTTGACTTGGAGGGACATAACAAGGGGATTGTCATTGTGTTTCACGACATTACACAGCTGAAAAAGTTGGAAAGGGTAAGACAGGATTTTGTGGCCAATGTGTCCCACGAATTAAAAACACCGATTACATCCATCAAAGGTTTTTCCGAAACATTGCTGGACGGGGCCATGTACCGGGAAGAACATTTAAAACAATTTTTATCTATTATCAGCCAGGAAGCTGAACGTCTGCACCGGCTAGTGGAGGATTTACTGCAGCTCTCTCAAATTGAGCAGCGACAATTTGAGCTCAATTGGCAAAAGGTGAATCTGGCGGAAGTAATGAACAACAGCTTGAGGGTTATTGAAGCTAAAGCGGAAGCCAAAGAGATCAAGCTTGAGTATACTCCACCTGTAGAATCAACGTTTGTTGAGGCAGACCCTGACCGTTTGCAACAAATAGTGATCAACCTGTTGAGTAACGCCATTCAATACACCCCGGAAAAGGGAGAAGTCCGGCTTAGCATTGACCCATGGGCTGAAAAAGGGTACCGTATTTGTGTAAGCGATACGGGAATTGGCATACACAAAGAAGAAATCACCCGTATTTTTGAACGTTTCTACCGGGTAGACCGGGCCCGCAGCCGGGCTTCCGGAGGAACCGGTCTGGGTTTGGCCATTGTCAAACACTTG
- a CDS encoding response regulator transcription factor produces MTKKILVVDDEQSIVTLLQFNLEQAGYTVVTALDGKTALYLAQKEAPDLIILDLMLPHIDGLELCKTLRGRNNMTPILMLTAKDDELDKILGLELGADDYLTKPFSPREVVARVKAILRRADQNREKDSPPDQQIVIGDLTIDPNQFEVVVNGKKVELTPKEFELLLYLARHKGRVLTREQLLNAIWNYDYIGDTRIVDVHISHLRDKIKTGYIKTIRGLGYKLDGPDRHE; encoded by the coding sequence ATGACCAAAAAAATTCTTGTGGTGGACGATGAACAATCAATTGTCACATTGCTCCAATTTAATCTGGAACAAGCCGGTTATACTGTTGTCACCGCATTGGATGGGAAAACGGCTCTGTACTTGGCTCAAAAAGAAGCACCTGATTTAATCATCTTGGACTTGATGCTTCCCCATATAGACGGATTGGAACTATGTAAAACTTTGCGCGGCCGCAACAACATGACCCCCATTCTAATGCTGACGGCCAAAGATGACGAGTTGGACAAAATTTTGGGGCTGGAACTGGGGGCCGACGATTACTTGACCAAACCGTTTAGTCCCCGTGAAGTGGTGGCCAGAGTCAAAGCTATTTTAAGACGAGCCGATCAGAACAGGGAGAAAGACTCTCCTCCAGACCAGCAAATTGTGATTGGAGATCTAACGATTGACCCTAACCAGTTTGAAGTGGTTGTCAATGGTAAAAAAGTGGAACTGACGCCAAAAGAGTTTGAATTACTGCTGTATCTGGCTCGGCACAAAGGCCGTGTACTGACCCGTGAACAACTGTTAAATGCGATCTGGAATTATGATTATATCGGTGATACACGTATCGTTGACGTGCACATTTCCCATTTGAGGGATAAGATCAAAACGGGATACATCAAAACAATCCGGGGACTGGGTTACAAACTGGATGGGCCTGATCGTCATGAATAG
- the mdh gene encoding malate dehydrogenase — MGIKRRKISIIGSGFTGATTALMVAQKELGDVVLVDLPQLENPTKGKALDMLEASPVQGFDANIVGTSNYEDTANSDIVVITAGMARKPGMSRDDLVATNAKIMKSVTEQVVKYSPNSIIIVLTNPVDAMTYVVYKTSGFPKERVIGQSGVLDTARFRTFVAQELNVSVEDVSGFVLGGHGDDMVPLIRYSYAGGIPLSKLIPQDRLDAIVERTRKGGGEIVNLLGNGSAYYAPAASLTQMVEAILKDKRRILPSIAYLEGEYGYSDMYLGVPTILGGNGLEKVIELELTEEEKQALDKSAQSVRNVMALLDV, encoded by the coding sequence GTGGGAATTAAACGGCGTAAAATTTCAATCATCGGCAGCGGTTTTACAGGTGCCACCACCGCTTTGATGGTAGCTCAAAAAGAGTTAGGAGATGTGGTCTTGGTTGACCTTCCTCAATTGGAAAATCCAACCAAAGGGAAAGCGCTGGACATGCTGGAAGCCAGCCCTGTGCAAGGCTTTGATGCCAACATCGTGGGCACCAGCAACTATGAAGACACGGCCAATTCTGACATTGTGGTCATAACGGCCGGGATGGCTAGAAAACCAGGTATGAGCCGGGATGACCTGGTGGCAACTAATGCCAAAATTATGAAGTCAGTCACTGAGCAAGTGGTGAAATACTCTCCCAACAGCATTATTATCGTGCTGACTAACCCGGTTGATGCTATGACTTATGTGGTTTATAAAACGTCCGGTTTCCCCAAAGAGCGGGTGATCGGCCAGTCCGGTGTTCTAGATACGGCTCGTTTCCGCACGTTTGTGGCTCAGGAATTAAACGTTTCCGTTGAGGATGTGAGCGGCTTTGTGTTGGGTGGCCATGGCGATGACATGGTGCCGCTGATCCGCTACTCCTATGCCGGTGGTATTCCGCTCAGCAAGCTGATTCCCCAAGACCGTCTGGATGCCATAGTAGAGCGTACACGCAAAGGCGGTGGTGAAATTGTTAACTTGCTGGGCAATGGCAGTGCCTATTATGCACCGGCTGCCTCACTGACCCAAATGGTTGAGGCCATCCTGAAAGATAAGCGCCGCATCTTACCTTCTATTGCTTATCTGGAAGGCGAGTACGGCTATTCTGATATGTATCTTGGCGTGCCAACCATCCTGGGCGGCAATGGCCTGGAAAAAGTGATCGAACTTGAGCTGACTGAAGAAGAAAAACAGGCACTGGATAAATCCGCACAATCGGTTCGCAATGTGATGGCTTTGCTTGATGTGTAA
- the icd gene encoding NADP-dependent isocitrate dehydrogenase, producing the protein MANFKHIDPPTTGEKVTMGSDGKLQVPNNPIIPFIEGDGTGPDIWAAASRVLDSAVAKAYNGEKKIAWYEVYAGEKAYNKFGEWLPDDTLAAIREYLIAIKGPLTTPVGGGIRSLNVALRQELDLYVCLRPVRWFTGVPSPVRHPELVDMVIFRENTEDIYAGIEWQAGTDEVKKVIDFLQNEMGVHKIRFPETSGIGIKPISKEGTERHVRAAIEYALENNRKSVTLVHKGNIMKFTEGAFKNWGYELAEREYGDKVFTWAQYDRIAEESGKEAANEAQAKAEAEGKIIIKDAIADIFLQQVLTRPSEFDVVATMNLNGDYISDALAAQVGGIGIAPGANINFSTGHAIFEATHGTAPKYAGLDKVNPSSVILSGEMMLRHLGWHEAADLIIQAMEKTIASKVVTYDFARLMDEATEVKCSEFGDALIKNMG; encoded by the coding sequence ATGGCAAACTTCAAACATATTGACCCGCCAACCACTGGTGAAAAAGTGACAATGGGTTCAGATGGAAAATTACAGGTACCTAACAACCCCATTATTCCGTTTATTGAGGGAGACGGTACAGGACCTGATATCTGGGCTGCTGCCTCCCGCGTGTTGGATAGTGCTGTGGCAAAGGCATACAACGGTGAAAAGAAGATTGCTTGGTACGAAGTGTATGCCGGGGAGAAAGCTTACAACAAATTCGGCGAATGGCTCCCTGACGATACACTGGCAGCGATTCGGGAATATTTGATTGCCATTAAAGGCCCCTTAACCACACCGGTCGGAGGCGGGATCCGCTCCCTGAACGTTGCGCTTCGTCAGGAACTAGACTTATATGTCTGTTTGCGTCCGGTTCGCTGGTTTACAGGGGTGCCTTCTCCGGTTCGTCATCCTGAGCTGGTAGATATGGTCATTTTCCGGGAAAACACTGAAGACATTTATGCGGGCATTGAATGGCAAGCTGGTACCGATGAAGTGAAAAAGGTTATTGATTTCTTACAAAATGAAATGGGAGTACATAAAATCCGCTTCCCGGAAACATCCGGCATCGGCATCAAGCCCATCTCCAAAGAAGGGACAGAACGCCATGTCCGGGCCGCCATTGAGTATGCCTTGGAAAACAACCGCAAAAGCGTAACGCTGGTTCATAAAGGAAACATTATGAAATTTACCGAAGGGGCTTTTAAAAACTGGGGCTACGAATTGGCTGAGCGTGAGTACGGGGATAAAGTGTTTACTTGGGCCCAATATGACCGCATTGCCGAAGAATCTGGCAAAGAAGCAGCCAATGAAGCCCAAGCCAAAGCTGAAGCAGAAGGCAAAATCATTATTAAAGATGCCATTGCAGATATTTTCTTGCAGCAAGTTTTGACCCGACCGTCTGAATTTGATGTGGTCGCCACCATGAACTTAAACGGAGACTATATCTCCGATGCCCTGGCTGCTCAGGTGGGAGGAATTGGCATTGCACCCGGCGCCAACATTAACTTTAGCACCGGTCATGCCATCTTTGAGGCCACCCATGGTACAGCACCTAAATATGCCGGCTTGGACAAAGTAAATCCGTCCTCCGTCATCTTGTCAGGTGAAATGATGCTCCGTCACCTTGGCTGGCATGAAGCAGCTGATCTGATTATTCAAGCCATGGAGAAAACCATTGCTTCCAAAGTGGTCACTTATGACTTTGCCCGTCTGATGGATGAGGCAACCGAAGTGAAATGTTCCGAATTTGGAGATGCCTTAATTAAAAATATGGGATAA
- the citZ gene encoding citrate synthase: MTTRGLEGVVAAESSISSIIDGVLTYRGINIDDLADHASFEEVIYLLWYGKLPNQAELDQLKKDLAENAHLPGELIEHLRLMPKTVHPMAALRTAVSALSLYDDEADVMDKAANLRKAVRLQAKIGTIVAAFARLREGKEPVAPRTDLSFAANFLYMLTGQEPDEIQERAFNKALVLHADHEFNASTFTARVTVATLSDIYSGLTSAIGALKGPLHGGANEQVMAMLEEIGEVDKAEAYILNKLANKEKIMGFGHRVYKNGDPRAKHLREMSRQLTQLTGEPKWFDMSVKIDEVVQREKGLLPNVDFYSASVYHSLGIPRDLFTPIFAVARTSGWIAHILEQYSNNRLIRPRAEYVGPQKQEYVPLEAR; this comes from the coding sequence ATGACAACGCGAGGATTGGAGGGTGTTGTGGCAGCTGAGTCATCCATCAGCTCCATCATTGACGGAGTCCTCACTTACCGGGGCATAAATATTGATGACTTGGCCGATCACGCCAGTTTTGAAGAAGTCATCTACCTGCTCTGGTACGGTAAACTGCCTAACCAGGCCGAGCTTGATCAACTAAAAAAAGATCTGGCAGAAAATGCCCATCTCCCCGGTGAATTGATTGAGCATCTGCGTCTAATGCCCAAAACGGTCCATCCCATGGCTGCCCTGCGTACAGCCGTGTCTGCGCTCAGCCTGTATGATGACGAGGCGGACGTGATGGACAAAGCAGCCAACTTGCGCAAGGCTGTGCGTCTGCAGGCCAAGATCGGCACCATCGTTGCCGCTTTTGCACGGTTGCGTGAAGGAAAAGAACCTGTTGCTCCCCGTACTGATTTAAGTTTTGCCGCAAATTTCCTGTACATGTTAACAGGTCAAGAGCCCGACGAGATTCAAGAAAGGGCCTTTAACAAAGCATTGGTCTTGCATGCCGATCATGAATTTAATGCGTCCACGTTTACGGCCCGTGTAACAGTGGCTACTCTGTCTGATATCTACTCTGGTCTGACGTCTGCCATCGGTGCTCTGAAAGGGCCTCTTCATGGGGGTGCCAACGAACAAGTGATGGCCATGTTGGAAGAAATTGGTGAGGTGGACAAGGCCGAAGCATATATATTAAACAAGCTGGCCAACAAAGAGAAAATTATGGGCTTTGGTCATCGCGTTTATAAAAACGGTGATCCCCGGGCTAAACACTTGCGTGAGATGTCCCGCCAATTGACCCAGCTGACCGGTGAACCCAAATGGTTTGATATGTCTGTTAAAATTGATGAAGTGGTTCAGCGGGAAAAAGGGTTGCTGCCCAACGTTGACTTCTACTCTGCATCGGTTTATCACAGTCTGGGCATTCCACGTGACCTGTTTACCCCCATCTTTGCTGTTGCTAGGACGTCCGGATGGATTGCACACATTTTGGAACAGTATTCCAATAACCGTTTAATTCGTCCGCGTGCTGAATATGTTGGACCGCAGAAACAGGAGTACGTGCCCCTTGAAGCCCGTTAA
- the ytvI gene encoding sporulation integral membrane protein YtvI — MERSLLLASARGLFVIIAIMTLIVAIYLIFPLIYPFLFGLLLALVMNPVVNWLEKKARFPRWLAVLSTILLLLAVLAALITLVVVEIVSELNRLQEHLPYLFEDYMAQVEFFILNQLFPVYDRIISLYGTLDEEVQRNIEHQVENFSSQMASALTEAGRGLINGILSFLRSIPMIATAFIISLLAFFFLSKDWPKWQAFFTRIVPERVQISSRSVIQDLKSALVGFVRAQLTLMSITFLIVLIGFWILRVEYALTIALFIGLVDLIPYLGPGLIFVPWIIYLFISGNYFLVIGLSVLYGIVIIQRQMIEPKILGDNVGLDPLVTLFSLFVGFKLFGMIGLIIGPVSMVILGALHRAGIFRDLWHYVKGTA; from the coding sequence TTGGAACGTTCACTATTACTGGCTTCCGCCCGGGGCCTATTTGTCATTATCGCCATTATGACCTTGATTGTTGCCATTTACCTCATCTTTCCATTAATTTATCCATTCTTGTTCGGGTTACTTTTAGCCCTGGTGATGAACCCCGTGGTCAATTGGTTGGAGAAAAAGGCCCGCTTCCCAAGATGGCTGGCTGTTCTGTCTACTATTTTACTGCTCTTAGCGGTGCTGGCCGCTCTCATCACCTTGGTTGTGGTGGAAATTGTGTCTGAGCTGAACCGGCTGCAGGAGCACCTGCCTTATCTGTTTGAGGACTACATGGCGCAAGTGGAATTTTTCATTTTAAACCAGCTCTTTCCGGTTTATGACCGGATCATCTCCCTTTACGGCACCTTGGACGAAGAAGTTCAGCGCAACATTGAACATCAAGTGGAGAATTTCTCCAGCCAAATGGCCAGCGCCTTAACGGAAGCAGGAAGAGGTTTGATTAACGGTATTCTTTCCTTTCTCCGTTCTATTCCCATGATTGCAACCGCGTTTATTATTTCCCTTTTGGCCTTTTTCTTCCTTAGCAAAGACTGGCCAAAATGGCAGGCATTTTTCACACGTATCGTTCCTGAGCGGGTACAGATCAGCAGCCGCTCCGTGATCCAGGATTTAAAAAGCGCTTTAGTTGGTTTCGTTCGCGCCCAACTCACCCTGATGTCCATTACGTTTCTGATCGTGTTAATCGGCTTCTGGATTCTGCGGGTGGAATACGCCTTAACCATCGCCTTGTTTATTGGTTTGGTGGATCTGATTCCCTATCTGGGTCCCGGTCTGATCTTCGTTCCCTGGATTATTTATCTGTTTATCAGCGGTAATTATTTTCTGGTCATCGGCCTCTCCGTTTTGTACGGGATCGTCATTATCCAACGGCAAATGATTGAACCCAAAATATTGGGAGACAATGTGGGACTTGATCCTTTGGTGACCCTCTTTTCCCTGTTTGTGGGCTTCAAGCTGTTCGGCATGATCGGACTGATCATTGGTCCTGTCAGCATGGTGATCCTTGGTGCCTTGCACCGGGCCGGAATCTTCCGGGATTTATGGCACTATGTCAAAGGAACGGCTTAA
- a CDS encoding cache domain-containing protein, with amino-acid sequence MENDYFIRSERELLHIDYALTSYFKSIHEDVTMLATHPAILTADDSITSYMEFEGEEEYIEMTPSQNGGIETEIFHVFRHYAESHHHAAYVYMGTEHGGYIQYPEMLTLAGYDPRERPFYQSAVENPGETVMTGAYPYSEGSSTVIVSSVRSIEDNGQLIGVVGVDVSLEGLTDMIGEVTIGENGYVILVEDNGTILAHPRNPEANFNPISSLELPNLEELRQTAFYSAEINDQPYILHTYVSPELDWHYIAVIDRNEILQSAFQVRKVLLITGVIFVAFIGLTAFLLSSRVTKRLNRISALTISMAQGDLSQKAEISGEDEIGQMASNFNKMANGLKEMISHISKEAPWTPFFQWDGPLCPQWHRLQLSPVQLPGASH; translated from the coding sequence GTGGAAAATGACTATTTCATACGCAGTGAACGGGAATTGCTGCACATTGACTACGCCCTGACTTCCTATTTCAAATCGATCCATGAAGATGTCACGATGTTAGCAACCCATCCGGCCATTCTCACAGCGGATGATTCTATTACAAGTTATATGGAGTTTGAAGGGGAGGAAGAATATATTGAGATGACACCTTCCCAAAACGGGGGGATCGAAACTGAGATTTTCCATGTCTTCCGCCATTACGCGGAGTCCCATCACCATGCTGCCTATGTTTACATGGGCACGGAACATGGCGGGTATATCCAATACCCGGAAATGTTAACACTTGCCGGTTATGACCCCAGAGAACGCCCCTTTTATCAGTCAGCAGTCGAAAATCCTGGGGAAACTGTTATGACAGGTGCTTACCCTTATTCTGAAGGATCAAGCACGGTCATTGTCAGCTCAGTCAGATCCATTGAAGACAATGGCCAATTGATCGGCGTGGTCGGTGTGGATGTGAGTCTGGAAGGATTAACAGATATGATTGGTGAGGTTACCATTGGAGAGAACGGATATGTTATTCTTGTAGAAGATAATGGAACCATCCTTGCCCATCCAAGAAATCCTGAAGCCAATTTTAATCCCATTTCTTCTCTGGAACTTCCTAACTTAGAAGAACTGCGCCAGACAGCATTTTACAGCGCGGAAATCAATGATCAGCCCTACATTCTTCATACATATGTTTCACCAGAGTTAGACTGGCATTACATCGCAGTTATCGACAGAAATGAAATACTTCAGTCTGCTTTTCAAGTAAGAAAAGTCCTTTTAATTACAGGTGTTATCTTTGTCGCTTTTATCGGTCTGACAGCCTTCTTGCTGAGTTCGAGAGTAACCAAACGCCTCAACCGTATTAGCGCCTTAACAATATCCATGGCTCAAGGAGATCTAAGCCAAAAAGCTGAGATCAGCGGCGAAGACGAGATCGGACAAATGGCCAGCAACTTCAATAAAATGGCAAACGGATTAAAAGAAATGATCTCCCATATATCCAAAGAAGCCCCATGGACCCCATTTTTCCAGTGGGATGGGCCCTTATGTCCCCAGTGGCATCGACTACAACTAAGCCCAGTGCAGCTGCCGGGAGCCAGCCATTGA
- a CDS encoding urocanate hydratase, giving the protein MEQIKAARGSTLRCKGWRQEALLRMLENVLENGENQKELVVYAALGKAARNWPSYRAIVDALKTLDEDETLVIQSGKPIGVFKTHRFAPIVIMANCNLVGKWATSDNFYELEQKGLIMWGGLTAGAWQYIGSQGVIQGTYEIFSAIARKYFDGDLTGRFILTAGLGGMGGAQTLAGVMANAAILCVEVDEARVDKRLSVGYLQKKTRDLDEALHWIEQAVAKKESISVGLVGNAADIYTKILERGIVPDIVTDQTSAHDLVYGYVPEGYTLEEVKQARINNPKQLEQDARASIAKEVKAMLAFKQKGSVVFDNGNNIRTQAYQHGVKEAFEIDIFTEAFLRPLFCRAIGPFRWVALSGDVEDIKKIDQFILDEFKENEIITNWIRLAHRYIPVEGLPARIAWFGHGERSKLALAVNQMVREGSLSGPIAFSRDHLDAAAMTHPNIMTERMKDSSDAIADWPLLNAMLNCSSMADLVAIHSGGGGYTGYMTSAGVTVVADGTQETELRLKHTLDNDTGLGVLRYADAGYSEALDEVDKKGIKRIQTT; this is encoded by the coding sequence ATGGAACAAATAAAAGCGGCACGAGGTTCAACCCTGCGTTGTAAGGGATGGAGGCAGGAAGCATTGCTGCGCATGTTGGAAAACGTACTGGAAAACGGAGAGAATCAAAAAGAGCTTGTTGTCTATGCCGCTTTAGGAAAAGCCGCTCGCAACTGGCCATCTTACCGGGCCATCGTGGATGCTTTGAAAACACTAGATGAAGATGAGACCTTGGTCATCCAATCGGGTAAGCCGATCGGTGTCTTTAAAACTCATCGTTTTGCCCCCATTGTCATTATGGCCAATTGTAATCTGGTCGGAAAGTGGGCCACTAGCGACAATTTTTATGAGTTGGAGCAGAAAGGCCTCATTATGTGGGGAGGTCTGACGGCAGGAGCTTGGCAATATATTGGCTCACAGGGTGTCATTCAGGGTACCTATGAAATTTTTTCTGCTATTGCCCGTAAATATTTTGATGGTGATTTGACGGGTCGTTTTATTCTGACGGCAGGTCTTGGAGGTATGGGTGGCGCGCAAACGTTGGCTGGTGTCATGGCCAATGCTGCCATTCTCTGTGTTGAAGTGGATGAGGCCCGTGTCGACAAACGTCTGTCAGTGGGGTATTTGCAAAAGAAAACCCGTGATTTGGACGAAGCTTTGCATTGGATCGAACAGGCGGTGGCCAAAAAAGAAAGCATTTCTGTTGGCCTGGTCGGTAATGCTGCTGACATTTATACCAAGATTCTGGAAAGGGGCATAGTGCCTGACATTGTCACCGATCAAACTTCCGCCCATGATTTAGTTTACGGCTATGTTCCAGAAGGATACACGTTAGAAGAGGTTAAGCAAGCCAGAATCAACAATCCCAAACAGTTGGAGCAAGATGCCCGGGCTTCCATTGCCAAAGAAGTTAAAGCGATGCTGGCATTTAAACAAAAAGGATCTGTTGTTTTTGACAACGGAAATAATATTCGCACCCAGGCCTATCAGCATGGGGTAAAAGAGGCCTTTGAGATTGATATTTTTACCGAGGCCTTCCTCAGACCCTTGTTTTGCCGGGCCATTGGGCCGTTCCGCTGGGTGGCGCTTTCAGGCGATGTAGAAGACATCAAGAAAATCGACCAGTTTATTCTGGATGAATTTAAAGAGAATGAGATTATCACCAATTGGATCCGCTTGGCTCACCGGTATATTCCGGTAGAAGGCTTGCCGGCCCGCATCGCCTGGTTTGGGCATGGAGAGCGCAGTAAATTGGCCCTGGCTGTCAATCAGATGGTCAGAGAAGGAAGCTTAAGTGGTCCCATCGCCTTCTCCCGCGACCATTTGGACGCAGCTGCCATGACCCATCCCAACATTATGACAGAGAGAATGAAAGACAGCAGTGATGCCATTGCGGACTGGCCCCTTTTAAACGCCATGCTCAACTGTTCTTCCATGGCGGATTTGGTTGCGATTCACTCCGGGGGAGGCGGTTACACAGGGTACATGACCAGCGCAGGTGTAACGGTTGTGGCTGATGGTACCCAAGAAACCGAGTTACGCTTAAAACATACCTTGGACAATGATACAGGACTTGGTGTATTGCGTTATGCTGATGCGGGTTATAGCGAGGCCTTGGATGAAGTTGATAAGAAAGGTATTAAGCGCATCCAAACCACATAA
- a CDS encoding IclR family transcriptional regulator, with translation MNGSQTLIRALDILFVLAEADSTLSVSEIAEKVSIPESTAYRLLHTLEQNGIVERKGKGKIGLGLRILDLARGLQQQIDRELYVIARPFMEQLTKVINETSILAVRTGFRAICIQNVESQRLIRLAIENGRTLPLHQGASGKAILAFESKKVLHNVLSMLPTNQEQEKLLKDLDDIRAKGYCITLGEVDKDVFGIAAPIFDYYKRVIASLTIAGPANRLAKEEMGTLINQVTTTAQQISEKISRLHLEQ, from the coding sequence ATGAACGGATCACAGACCCTAATACGGGCGTTAGATATTTTATTTGTGCTTGCTGAAGCTGATTCGACTCTCTCAGTCAGTGAGATTGCAGAAAAAGTATCTATACCCGAAAGCACAGCTTACCGCTTGTTGCATACACTAGAACAAAATGGGATTGTTGAGCGGAAAGGGAAAGGGAAAATAGGACTTGGATTGCGCATATTAGATCTGGCCCGGGGACTTCAACAGCAAATTGACCGGGAACTGTATGTGATTGCCCGTCCTTTTATGGAACAACTAACGAAAGTGATCAATGAAACTTCGATTTTAGCCGTCCGTACCGGTTTCCGGGCGATTTGTATTCAAAACGTTGAAAGTCAACGTTTAATCCGTTTGGCCATAGAGAACGGAAGAACGCTTCCCTTACATCAAGGTGCCTCAGGAAAAGCGATTCTGGCCTTTGAAAGCAAAAAAGTATTACATAATGTGCTGTCCATGCTTCCTACAAATCAAGAACAAGAAAAATTATTAAAAGATTTAGATGATATCAGGGCCAAGGGGTATTGTATCACTCTAGGTGAGGTTGACAAAGATGTATTCGGCATTGCAGCCCCGATATTTGATTATTATAAACGTGTGATAGCCAGTTTAACCATCGCCGGACCAGCCAATAGACTGGCTAAAGAGGAGATGGGCACTTTAATTAATCAGGTGACAACTACCGCCCAACAGATATCAGAAAAAATCAGCCGGTTACATCTGGAACAGTGA
- a CDS encoding FxsA family protein — protein sequence MFRILALLMIVVPVIELWVLLSVGKWIGAWYTVGLVILTGVIGAWLAKREGLHTLQLIRIQLSQGQMPGSALIDGACILVGGATLLTPGFITDTVGFLLLVPNTRNIFKAWLRRLFERWIKSGKLIIIKK from the coding sequence TATCTTAGCTTTACTGATGATCGTTGTCCCTGTTATTGAGCTGTGGGTGCTCCTATCTGTAGGGAAATGGATAGGAGCCTGGTATACGGTTGGGCTGGTCATTTTAACCGGCGTGATAGGGGCGTGGCTGGCTAAGCGGGAGGGCCTCCATACCCTGCAACTGATCCGCATCCAACTATCGCAAGGCCAAATGCCGGGTTCCGCTCTTATTGACGGAGCCTGTATCCTGGTGGGCGGGGCCACTCTGCTCACCCCGGGTTTTATTACAGACACCGTCGGATTTTTGCTGCTTGTGCCCAACACCCGCAACATCTTTAAAGCCTGGTTGCGCCGTTTATTTGAAAGGTGGATCAAGAGCGGAAAGTTGATCATTATTAAAAAATAA